Proteins co-encoded in one Thermochromatium tepidum ATCC 43061 genomic window:
- a CDS encoding RNA-guided endonuclease InsQ/TnpB family protein — protein MLRTASIRLNVRPDQVAALGALQSAYADACNRLVPTVIEHRCWNRVALHQLAYARLREETPLGSQMVCNAIFSVCKSYKAQKELGRIKKDEPAPVVHFDRASVHFDKRTYSIKGECLSLYTLSGRIAVPMVLGEHQRRIMASGKAKEAELVCRKGRWYFNLVVESDDADPIASSPVMGVDVGENNLAATSTGKVWGGGQLRHKRNCHLALRRRLQSNGSQSAKQKLRQVSGKERRRVTHINHETSKAIVAEARRIGASKIVMEDLCHIRDRIRAGKRVRARLHRWAFRQLQTFVEYKAKAAGIAVEYVNPAYTSQTCSCCGALGRRVKHRFVCDKCGLRAHADCNASRNLARIGSGAPLPRAAVNTPNVGDAVNHVCCVLQ, from the coding sequence ATGCTGCGCACCGCCTCGATTCGCCTGAATGTTCGCCCGGACCAAGTGGCGGCCTTGGGGGCTCTGCAATCGGCTTATGCCGATGCCTGCAACCGCTTGGTGCCGACGGTGATCGAACATCGCTGCTGGAACCGCGTGGCGCTGCACCAGTTGGCCTATGCCCGGCTGCGCGAGGAAACACCGCTGGGCTCGCAAATGGTCTGCAACGCCATCTTCTCGGTCTGTAAGTCCTACAAGGCGCAAAAGGAACTCGGTCGCATCAAGAAGGACGAGCCCGCACCTGTAGTGCACTTCGACCGCGCCAGTGTCCATTTCGACAAGCGAACGTACTCCATTAAAGGGGAGTGCCTGAGTCTCTACACCCTTTCTGGCCGCATCGCCGTCCCGATGGTGCTTGGAGAGCATCAGCGCCGCATCATGGCCTCGGGCAAGGCCAAAGAAGCCGAGTTGGTTTGTCGCAAGGGTCGCTGGTATTTCAACCTCGTCGTCGAGTCCGACGATGCGGACCCCATTGCATCCAGCCCCGTCATGGGCGTGGATGTCGGAGAAAACAATCTCGCTGCCACCAGCACGGGCAAGGTATGGGGCGGCGGGCAACTGCGCCACAAGCGCAACTGCCACCTTGCCCTTCGTCGTCGTTTGCAGTCCAACGGCAGCCAAAGCGCCAAACAGAAGCTGCGGCAGGTCTCTGGCAAAGAGCGGCGACGTGTGACGCACATCAACCACGAAACGAGCAAAGCGATCGTTGCCGAAGCGCGGCGCATTGGTGCTTCCAAGATCGTGATGGAAGACTTGTGCCATATCCGCGACCGCATCCGGGCTGGCAAGCGCGTGAGAGCGAGACTGCATCGCTGGGCTTTCCGGCAACTTCAGACCTTTGTCGAATACAAGGCCAAGGCTGCCGGAATCGCGGTCGAATACGTCAATCCGGCCTACACCAGCCAGACGTGTTCTTGCTGCGGGGCGTTGGGTCGGCGCGTCAAGCATCGTTTCGTGTGCGACAAGTGTGGTCTCCGGGCGCACGCCGACTGCAACGCCAGTCGAAACCTGGCCCGGATTGGCAGCGGGGCCCCGCTGCCAAGGGCGGCTGTAAACACGCCCAATGTTGGGGATGCGGTCAACCATGTTTGCTGCGTCTTACAATAA
- the tnpA gene encoding IS200/IS605 family transposase, with amino-acid sequence MVDIVTNRNCVYQTAYHVIWCPKYRHDILTGLVAEEMGAMLDAICAERGWPMISKEIQPDHVHLFVSIPPALAVADAVKILKGTTARKLFQRFPWLKNRLLDGHLWSPSYYVGTAGNVSAETIRRYIERSEHVTKRR; translated from the coding sequence ATGGTTGACATAGTAACCAACAGGAACTGCGTCTATCAAACGGCATACCATGTGATCTGGTGTCCGAAGTATCGGCATGATATACTAACGGGACTGGTGGCAGAGGAAATGGGGGCGATGCTGGATGCGATTTGCGCGGAGCGCGGCTGGCCGATGATCTCCAAAGAGATTCAGCCCGATCACGTCCACCTGTTTGTCAGCATCCCGCCAGCCCTTGCTGTGGCCGATGCCGTAAAAATCCTGAAAGGGACAACGGCGCGCAAGCTGTTTCAGCGGTTTCCGTGGCTCAAGAACCGCCTTTTGGACGGGCATCTGTGGTCGCCCTCCTACTATGTCGGCACGGCAGGTAACGTCAGCGCCGAGACGATCCGGCGCTACATCGAACGATCCGAACACGTCACCAAGCGGCGATAA
- a CDS encoding type IV pilin protein, whose amino-acid sequence MKSKGFTLIELMIAVAIVGILAAIAYPSYQAHVIKSRRATAQGCLLELAQFMERYYTTNMSYAGATLPAGTQCQTDLQGHYTFGFSGTPNATSYTLQATAQGLQADRDANCTPLTINQAGAKTPTTNDCWKK is encoded by the coding sequence ATGAAGAGCAAAGGCTTTACCCTGATCGAACTGATGATCGCGGTGGCGATCGTCGGCATCCTGGCCGCGATCGCCTACCCCTCCTATCAGGCGCATGTGATCAAGTCGCGGCGCGCCACGGCCCAGGGCTGCCTCCTGGAGCTGGCCCAGTTCATGGAGCGTTATTACACGACCAACATGAGCTATGCCGGCGCCACCCTGCCGGCGGGGACCCAGTGCCAGACCGACCTCCAGGGGCACTATACCTTTGGCTTCTCGGGCACCCCGAACGCCACCAGCTATACCCTCCAGGCGACGGCCCAGGGGCTCCAGGCGGATCGAGATGCCAACTGTACCCCCCTGACCATCAATCAGGCAGGCGCCAAGACCCCCACCACCAACGACTGTTGGAAGAAATAA
- a CDS encoding oxidoreductase — MSQQDIKYIGPTAPAVIKASQRITPETTDEVRHITLEVLDPAFQFVEGQSIGVLVPGPHEFGNAMHVRRYSIANARNVPIGGGMHLDILVRRCFYIDEVSGERYPGVASNYLCDAKPGDQITISGPYLSPFRMPLDNRANLLMISTGTGVAPFRAFAQLIYERRGDWKGQVRLFYGGHSGLDLMYANDETSDLANYYDEKTFRAFRALGTRPLMTSSQALEQGLTEHAAEAWRLMREPNTSVFLAGLSKITQVFDRVMARQAGSESEWKELKQRLVEEGRWSELIYD; from the coding sequence ATGAGTCAACAAGACATCAAATACATCGGCCCCACCGCCCCGGCTGTCATCAAGGCCAGCCAGCGCATCACGCCCGAGACCACCGACGAGGTGCGTCATATCACGCTCGAGGTGCTGGATCCGGCCTTCCAGTTTGTCGAGGGCCAGAGCATCGGGGTCCTGGTGCCGGGACCGCATGAATTTGGCAACGCGATGCACGTGCGTCGCTACTCGATCGCCAATGCACGCAACGTCCCGATCGGCGGCGGGATGCATCTGGATATCCTGGTGCGGCGCTGCTTCTACATTGACGAGGTCAGCGGCGAGCGCTATCCGGGCGTGGCCTCCAATTATCTGTGCGACGCCAAGCCAGGCGACCAGATCACCATCAGCGGTCCTTATCTCAGCCCATTCCGTATGCCGCTCGACAACCGGGCCAACCTGCTCATGATCAGCACCGGTACCGGGGTCGCGCCCTTCCGCGCCTTCGCCCAGCTCATCTACGAGCGGCGCGGTGACTGGAAGGGTCAGGTGCGGCTCTTCTACGGCGGTCACAGCGGTCTGGACCTGATGTATGCCAACGACGAGACGAGCGACCTCGCGAATTACTATGACGAGAAGACCTTCCGTGCCTTTCGCGCCTTAGGCACCCGGCCACTGATGACCTCTTCCCAGGCGCTGGAACAGGGTCTGACCGAGCACGCCGCCGAGGCCTGGCGTCTGATGCGCGAGCCGAACACCTCTGTCTTCCTCGCCGGTCTGAGCAAGATCACCCAGGTGTTCGACCGGGTCATGGCCAGGCAGGCCGGATCCGAGTCCGAATGGAAGGAACTCAAACAGCGGCTGGTCGAAGAGGGGCGCTGGTCGGAGCTGATCTACGACTGA
- a CDS encoding electron transport complex protein RnfA: MHAEPLPLIFLNAAIVNNFVLALFLGICPFLGVSAKKETAWNMGLATMFVMLVSSASAYGINWLLTQLGLEFLRLICYIAVIASAVQLVEMFVKKTSPALFRSLGIFLPLITTNCAILGLALFQTAKEYDFVQSLVYALGAGAGFTLALMLMAGLREKLALARVPDVSQGAALSLMLAGLLSLAFMGFAGLGGGHG, encoded by the coding sequence ATGCACGCTGAACCCCTGCCGCTGATCTTTCTCAACGCCGCCATCGTCAACAACTTCGTGCTGGCGCTGTTTCTCGGCATCTGTCCCTTCCTCGGCGTCTCGGCCAAGAAGGAGACGGCCTGGAACATGGGTCTGGCGACGATGTTCGTGATGTTGGTCAGCTCGGCCTCGGCCTATGGCATCAACTGGCTCTTGACCCAGCTCGGGTTGGAGTTCTTGCGTCTGATCTGCTACATCGCCGTGATCGCCTCGGCGGTGCAACTGGTCGAGATGTTCGTCAAGAAGACCAGTCCGGCGCTGTTTCGCTCGCTCGGCATCTTCCTGCCACTCATCACCACCAACTGCGCCATCCTGGGTCTGGCCCTGTTCCAGACCGCCAAGGAGTACGATTTCGTGCAGAGCCTGGTCTATGCCCTGGGCGCGGGCGCGGGCTTTACCCTAGCGCTGATGCTGATGGCCGGTCTGCGCGAAAAGCTGGCCCTGGCCCGGGTGCCGGATGTCAGTCAGGGCGCGGCCCTGAGTCTGATGCTGGCCGGGTTGCTGTCGCTGGCCTTCATGGGCTTCGCCGGGCTGGGGGGTGGACATGGTTGA
- the rsxE gene encoding electron transport complex subunit RsxE yields MAEANQDGAKPTASTPLLTQEETLTADTFIRGLWKENPVFVMLLGMCPTLAVTNSTINALGMGLSTTFVLVFSGILVSLLRHWIPKQVRIASYIVIIATFVTLVDYAIQAISLELYSALGAFIQLIVVNCVILGRAESYASKQRVLPTIVNSLGTGVGFTLALLALGTVREILGQGTLLGIPLFGPDFQPWLVMILPPGGFFVLGAWLLLFNWRRLRLERRAKQSTGVLADAR; encoded by the coding sequence ATGGCCGAGGCCAACCAAGATGGCGCCAAGCCGACGGCAAGCACGCCGCTGTTGACGCAGGAAGAGACCCTGACGGCGGACACCTTCATCCGTGGTCTGTGGAAAGAGAATCCGGTGTTCGTGATGCTGCTGGGTATGTGCCCGACGCTCGCGGTCACCAACTCCACCATAAACGCGCTCGGTATGGGGCTATCGACCACCTTTGTGTTGGTCTTCTCCGGCATCCTGGTCTCGCTGCTGCGTCACTGGATCCCCAAGCAGGTGCGCATCGCCAGCTACATCGTCATCATCGCCACCTTCGTGACCCTGGTGGATTACGCGATCCAGGCCATCAGCCTGGAGCTCTATTCCGCGCTCGGTGCCTTCATCCAGCTCATCGTGGTCAACTGCGTGATCCTGGGCCGCGCCGAGTCCTATGCCTCTAAGCAGCGGGTGCTGCCGACCATCGTCAATAGTCTGGGCACGGGCGTTGGTTTCACCCTGGCGCTGCTGGCGCTCGGGACGGTGCGCGAGATCCTGGGGCAGGGCACCTTGCTCGGTATCCCACTCTTTGGACCGGATTTCCAGCCCTGGTTGGTGATGATCCTGCCGCCGGGCGGTTTCTTCGTGCTCGGCGCCTGGCTCTTGCTGTTCAACTGGCGGCGTCTGCGCCTGGAGCGCCGTGCCAAGCAATCGACTGGAGTGCTCGCCGATGCACGCTGA
- a CDS encoding FMN-binding protein, with protein sequence MHVELQTPPAPTPVWPMLRTLGTIATISGLLVVLADQLSQPMIADKQRLLTERRVFQMVPGAVSKRDFVVTPEGRLEAADSGASGDPVYAAYDADGQLKAVAILGTGSGYAGPVQVMFAYDPGCQCLVGSKVLKSNETPGFGDKLDFDPAFLKNFEALDARLNDEGTALANAIVTVKHGTKTEPWQIDAITGATISSRAMGKAANQAAQRAAPAIQRDLAKLTQPN encoded by the coding sequence ATGCACGTCGAGCTTCAGACCCCACCAGCCCCCACCCCGGTCTGGCCTATGCTGCGCACGCTCGGGACGATCGCCACGATCTCGGGGTTGCTGGTGGTGCTGGCCGATCAGCTCAGCCAACCGATGATCGCTGACAAGCAACGCCTTCTCACCGAGCGGCGGGTATTCCAGATGGTACCGGGGGCCGTCTCCAAGCGCGATTTCGTTGTGACCCCGGAAGGGCGCTTGGAGGCGGCCGACAGCGGTGCGAGCGGTGATCCCGTCTATGCCGCCTACGATGCCGACGGACAACTCAAGGCCGTCGCGATCCTGGGCACTGGCAGCGGCTACGCCGGACCTGTGCAGGTGATGTTTGCCTATGACCCCGGTTGTCAGTGCCTCGTCGGCAGCAAAGTGCTCAAGTCCAACGAGACGCCCGGTTTTGGTGACAAGCTGGACTTCGACCCCGCGTTTCTCAAGAACTTCGAGGCCCTGGACGCGCGTCTGAATGACGAGGGTACGGCCCTGGCCAACGCGATCGTCACCGTCAAGCACGGCACCAAGACCGAGCCGTGGCAGATCGACGCCATCACAGGTGCGACCATCTCCTCGCGGGCGATGGGCAAGGCGGCCAATCAGGCCGCGCAGCGCGCTGCACCGGCGATCCAGCGCGATCTGGCCAAGCTGACGCAACCGAACTGA
- a CDS encoding RnfABCDGE type electron transport complex subunit D — translation MSRGIEIRTSPHLKRVVTVDRIMRTVVLALLPIAAFAVWQFGLSALLLLSTTTGVAVLTEWWLSRASGRGNTIADWSAVITGLLLGLTLPPGFPLWMAAVAACIGIALGKALFGGLGYNVMNPALVGRAFVQAAFPVAITTWTPAFAPGRFTELIPSTLTPPFMQPIPVDAWVAGLNLDGWSGATPLALQKFQHLETPILDAFTGMTAGSAGETSALLILICGLWLAWQRMLDWRIPVGVMAGAALTALPFWWLDPSLYPSPGFVLCSGGLMLGAWFMASDMVASPVTATGMWIYGLVIGALTVVIRIFGGLPEGVMYAILLGNAMGPLISRWTQPRVYGAK, via the coding sequence ATGTCTAGAGGCATCGAGATCCGCACCTCACCGCATCTCAAGCGGGTGGTGACGGTCGATCGGATCATGCGCACCGTGGTGCTGGCGCTGCTGCCGATCGCGGCCTTCGCGGTCTGGCAGTTCGGGCTGAGCGCCCTGTTGCTGCTTTCGACCACGACCGGGGTTGCGGTCCTGACCGAGTGGTGGCTCTCTCGTGCCAGCGGTCGGGGCAACACGATCGCCGATTGGTCGGCGGTCATCACCGGACTGCTGCTGGGTCTGACCCTGCCGCCCGGCTTTCCACTGTGGATGGCGGCGGTGGCCGCCTGTATCGGCATCGCGCTCGGCAAGGCGCTGTTCGGCGGCCTGGGCTACAACGTGATGAACCCGGCCTTGGTCGGGCGTGCCTTCGTGCAGGCCGCCTTTCCGGTGGCCATCACCACCTGGACCCCGGCCTTTGCGCCCGGGCGTTTCACCGAGCTCATCCCCTCGACCCTGACCCCACCCTTCATGCAGCCGATCCCGGTCGATGCCTGGGTCGCCGGTCTGAATCTAGATGGCTGGAGCGGGGCCACACCCTTGGCGCTCCAGAAGTTCCAGCATCTCGAGACCCCGATCCTGGACGCCTTCACCGGTATGACCGCCGGCTCGGCGGGCGAGACCTCGGCGCTCTTGATCCTGATCTGTGGTCTGTGGCTGGCCTGGCAGCGGATGCTCGACTGGCGCATCCCGGTCGGCGTCATGGCCGGCGCGGCACTCACCGCCCTGCCGTTCTGGTGGCTCGACCCGAGCCTCTATCCGAGCCCCGGGTTTGTGCTCTGCTCGGGTGGGCTGATGCTGGGCGCCTGGTTCATGGCCAGCGACATGGTGGCCTCGCCGGTGACGGCGACTGGGATGTGGATCTATGGACTCGTCATCGGTGCCCTGACGGTGGTGATCCGGATCTTCGGCGGACTGCCCGAGGGGGTGATGTACGCCATCCTGCTCGGCAATGCCATGGGTCCGCTGATCTCGCGCTGGACCCAGCCGCGCGTCTATGGCGCCAAATAG
- the rsxC gene encoding electron transport complex subunit RsxC: MQRIGLGFRRLIGAHKTFAHGIYPLEHKELTAHKPIRRLPFADELIIHLQQHKGRPSVPIVKVGQEVVRGEPIAVADQFVSVPLHAPATGVIRAIGLAPTAEGPKALALFLKVYPAASQQVLYGTEHDIDHMSAQEIIQAVQDAGLVGLGGGAFPSHVKLQPPPGRVIHTLLVNGCECEPYLTCDHRIMLEQTEALIRGIRIALKATGAERAIIGVEDNKLDALSQLRARIPTSLPIRVEAVQTKYPQGAEKMLITALLGVEVPIGGLPADVGVAVFNVGTLAQMGELVPKGQGLIERVVTVSGPAVKNPGNFLVPIGTPVRFLLDQVGIKGALGEVILGGPMMGMAVASLDVPVTKSVSGVVALEPQDPALAQRTVYPCIKCGECLRACPVSLNPALLGELAAAREYGIMAEQFHLDQCFECGCCAFVCPSNIPLTQYFRIAKSINRDRRQRSLTTNH; encoded by the coding sequence ATGCAGCGGATCGGTCTGGGGTTCAGACGGCTCATCGGGGCTCACAAGACCTTCGCGCACGGCATCTATCCGCTCGAGCACAAAGAGCTTACGGCGCACAAGCCGATCCGCCGTCTGCCCTTTGCCGACGAGTTGATCATTCACTTGCAGCAGCACAAGGGTCGCCCCTCGGTGCCGATCGTCAAGGTCGGACAGGAGGTCGTGCGCGGCGAACCGATTGCAGTGGCCGATCAATTCGTCTCTGTGCCCCTGCATGCCCCAGCGACCGGCGTGATCCGCGCCATCGGGCTGGCGCCGACCGCCGAGGGTCCCAAGGCGCTAGCGCTCTTCCTCAAGGTCTATCCTGCTGCCAGCCAGCAGGTGCTCTATGGCACCGAGCACGATATCGACCACATGAGCGCCCAGGAGATCATCCAGGCGGTCCAGGACGCGGGTCTGGTCGGACTCGGCGGTGGCGCCTTCCCGAGTCACGTCAAGCTGCAGCCGCCGCCCGGGCGAGTGATCCACACCCTGCTGGTCAACGGCTGTGAGTGTGAGCCCTATCTCACCTGCGACCATCGCATCATGCTGGAGCAGACCGAAGCCCTGATCCGGGGGATCCGGATCGCGCTGAAGGCCACGGGCGCCGAACGGGCCATCATCGGGGTCGAGGACAACAAGCTCGATGCCCTGAGCCAGCTGCGGGCGCGGATTCCCACCTCCCTGCCGATCAGGGTCGAGGCGGTCCAGACCAAGTATCCGCAGGGGGCCGAGAAGATGCTCATCACCGCCCTGCTCGGCGTCGAGGTACCGATCGGGGGATTGCCGGCAGATGTCGGGGTAGCCGTGTTCAACGTCGGCACTTTGGCACAGATGGGCGAGCTCGTCCCCAAGGGGCAGGGGCTGATCGAGCGCGTGGTCACGGTCAGCGGGCCGGCGGTCAAGAACCCGGGCAACTTCCTGGTACCGATCGGCACCCCGGTGCGCTTTCTGCTCGATCAGGTCGGAATTAAGGGCGCGCTGGGCGAGGTGATCCTGGGTGGCCCCATGATGGGCATGGCGGTGGCGTCGCTGGATGTGCCGGTGACGAAATCGGTCTCGGGCGTGGTGGCCCTCGAACCACAAGACCCGGCGCTCGCCCAGCGGACGGTCTATCCCTGCATCAAGTGCGGCGAGTGTCTCAGGGCCTGCCCGGTCTCGCTCAATCCCGCGCTGCTCGGTGAGCTGGCGGCGGCGCGCGAGTACGGCATCATGGCCGAGCAGTTCCATCTCGACCAATGCTTCGAGTGCGGTTGCTGCGCCTTCGTCTGCCCGTCCAACATCCCGCTCACCCAGTATTTCCGCATCGCCAAGTCGATCAATCGCGATCGGCGCCAGCGATCACTGACCACTAATCACTGA